The following coding sequences are from one Peromyscus eremicus chromosome X, PerEre_H2_v1, whole genome shotgun sequence window:
- the LOC131899054 gene encoding melanoma antigen preferentially expressed in tumors-like isoform X1: MDLQLRILHFTSIEPHRRFTKMDTKNPKSLLDLAIQSLLRNESVAIQALEDMPRLFFVPLFIAAFKGGHKNILSEMVKVWPYYCLHIGSLTVQEPQHELLKAMIENLPVRPSRNSASRRPKLKILDLRQDNDCRTTCHEVSIKEPLCFHSCAYSDSSILKIEGQHGFVNPESMVQFPRPVELLVDLSLDGSLVEKEFLVFLTSKIRESSGSLHICCRDLQVDKLCDSKCTLKLLDLKCVGQLSIDMGSLSDITNVLSQMDHLESLSLSKVTFRSLGGKVFKNFLGHLQRMNNLKKVSLSSFCLTGHLDRVLRVLPPGLNFLYLTYCDLSHRDFRFLAQSPQVSRLKLLNLSNNPMYWDDFEPFQTLLVNLSGTLRHLEINHCLINDTAISVLIPALIRCTHLRVLCFASNPITMPMLVTIMNNLTPLKKLKYVIYPIPVHCYEIWPFQGSLDRRKLAIVHLQLKVMLELAERADMNWITYLE, encoded by the exons ATGGACCTGCAACTCAGGATTCTCCATTTCACCAGCATTGAACCACACAGAAG GTTCACAAAGATGGATACAAAGAACCCAAAGTCACTGTTGGATCTCGCTATACAGAGTCTGCTGAGAAATGAGTCTGTAGCAATCCAAGCTCTGGAGGATATGCCAAGACTCTTTTTTGTTCCATTGTTCATTGCTGCCTTCAAGGGTGGGCATAAGAATATATTGAGTGAGATGGTGAAAGTGTGGCCCTATTACTGTCTCCACATTGGGTCATTAACTGTACAGGAGCCTCAACATGAACTCCTGAAAGCCATGATTGAGAATCTTCCAGTGCGTCCTTCTAGGAACTCTGCTTCTAG GAGACCTAAACTGAAGATCCTAGATTTAAGGCAAGACAACGACTGTAGGACCACATGCCATGAAGTCAGCATCAAGGAACCTCTCTGTTTTCATTCTTGTGCTTATTCTGACAGCTCTATCCTGAAAATAGAAGGGCAGCATGGTTTTGTAAATCCAGAGTCCATGGTTCAGTTCCCCAGGCCTGTAGAGTTACTAGTGGATCTTTCCCTAGATGGCTCCTTAGTGGAAAaggaatttttggtttttcttacaAGTAAAATTAGGGAGAGTTCAGGGTCTTTGCACATATGCTGTCGAGATTTGCAAGTTGATAAACTGTGTGACAGCAAATGCACACTGAAACTTCTTGATCTCAAATGTGTTGGTCAGTTATCAATTGATATGGGTTCGCTGAGCGATATCACCAATGTCCTGTCTCAGATGGACCACCTAGAGAGCCTCAGTCTGTCAAAAGTCACTTTTAGATCTCTGGGTgggaaagtctttaaaaatttccTCGGTCACTTGCAACGTATGAACAACCTTAAGAAAGTCAGCTTGTCTTCATTCTGTCTCACAGGTCATCTGGACAGAGTGCTCAG AGTCCTGCCACCTGGTCTGAATTTCTTGTATCTGACATACTGTGATCTTTCGCACAGAGACTTCAGATTTTTGGCCCAGAGCCCTCAGGTCTCCCGCCTAAAACTGTTGAATCTTAGCAACAACCCAATGTATTGGGATGATTTTGAGCCCTTTCAAACTCTTCTGGTAAATCTCTCTGGTACTCTTCGGCATCTAGAGATAAATCATTGCCTTATAAATGATACTGCAATCTCTGTTCTTATCCCTGCTCTGATTCGTTGTACTCATCTCCGTGTCCTGTGCTTTGCTTCTAACCCCATCACAATGCCTATGCTTGTGACTATCATGAATAATTTAACACCCTTGAAGAAGCTAAAATATGTGATTTATCCCATCCCTGTACATTGCTATGAAATATGGCCTTTTCAGGGCAGTTTAGACAGAAGGAAGCTTGCTATTGTACACCTACAGTTGAAGGTGATGCTAGAGCTGGCAGAGAGAGCTGACATGAACTGGATCACTTACTTAGAATAA
- the LOC131899054 gene encoding melanoma antigen preferentially expressed in tumors-like isoform X2 produces MDTKNPKSLLDLAIQSLLRNESVAIQALEDMPRLFFVPLFIAAFKGGHKNILSEMVKVWPYYCLHIGSLTVQEPQHELLKAMIENLPVRPSRNSASRRPKLKILDLRQDNDCRTTCHEVSIKEPLCFHSCAYSDSSILKIEGQHGFVNPESMVQFPRPVELLVDLSLDGSLVEKEFLVFLTSKIRESSGSLHICCRDLQVDKLCDSKCTLKLLDLKCVGQLSIDMGSLSDITNVLSQMDHLESLSLSKVTFRSLGGKVFKNFLGHLQRMNNLKKVSLSSFCLTGHLDRVLRVLPPGLNFLYLTYCDLSHRDFRFLAQSPQVSRLKLLNLSNNPMYWDDFEPFQTLLVNLSGTLRHLEINHCLINDTAISVLIPALIRCTHLRVLCFASNPITMPMLVTIMNNLTPLKKLKYVIYPIPVHCYEIWPFQGSLDRRKLAIVHLQLKVMLELAERADMNWITYLE; encoded by the exons ATGGATACAAAGAACCCAAAGTCACTGTTGGATCTCGCTATACAGAGTCTGCTGAGAAATGAGTCTGTAGCAATCCAAGCTCTGGAGGATATGCCAAGACTCTTTTTTGTTCCATTGTTCATTGCTGCCTTCAAGGGTGGGCATAAGAATATATTGAGTGAGATGGTGAAAGTGTGGCCCTATTACTGTCTCCACATTGGGTCATTAACTGTACAGGAGCCTCAACATGAACTCCTGAAAGCCATGATTGAGAATCTTCCAGTGCGTCCTTCTAGGAACTCTGCTTCTAG GAGACCTAAACTGAAGATCCTAGATTTAAGGCAAGACAACGACTGTAGGACCACATGCCATGAAGTCAGCATCAAGGAACCTCTCTGTTTTCATTCTTGTGCTTATTCTGACAGCTCTATCCTGAAAATAGAAGGGCAGCATGGTTTTGTAAATCCAGAGTCCATGGTTCAGTTCCCCAGGCCTGTAGAGTTACTAGTGGATCTTTCCCTAGATGGCTCCTTAGTGGAAAaggaatttttggtttttcttacaAGTAAAATTAGGGAGAGTTCAGGGTCTTTGCACATATGCTGTCGAGATTTGCAAGTTGATAAACTGTGTGACAGCAAATGCACACTGAAACTTCTTGATCTCAAATGTGTTGGTCAGTTATCAATTGATATGGGTTCGCTGAGCGATATCACCAATGTCCTGTCTCAGATGGACCACCTAGAGAGCCTCAGTCTGTCAAAAGTCACTTTTAGATCTCTGGGTgggaaagtctttaaaaatttccTCGGTCACTTGCAACGTATGAACAACCTTAAGAAAGTCAGCTTGTCTTCATTCTGTCTCACAGGTCATCTGGACAGAGTGCTCAG AGTCCTGCCACCTGGTCTGAATTTCTTGTATCTGACATACTGTGATCTTTCGCACAGAGACTTCAGATTTTTGGCCCAGAGCCCTCAGGTCTCCCGCCTAAAACTGTTGAATCTTAGCAACAACCCAATGTATTGGGATGATTTTGAGCCCTTTCAAACTCTTCTGGTAAATCTCTCTGGTACTCTTCGGCATCTAGAGATAAATCATTGCCTTATAAATGATACTGCAATCTCTGTTCTTATCCCTGCTCTGATTCGTTGTACTCATCTCCGTGTCCTGTGCTTTGCTTCTAACCCCATCACAATGCCTATGCTTGTGACTATCATGAATAATTTAACACCCTTGAAGAAGCTAAAATATGTGATTTATCCCATCCCTGTACATTGCTATGAAATATGGCCTTTTCAGGGCAGTTTAGACAGAAGGAAGCTTGCTATTGTACACCTACAGTTGAAGGTGATGCTAGAGCTGGCAGAGAGAGCTGACATGAACTGGATCACTTACTTAGAATAA